In Gemmatimonadetes bacterium T265, one DNA window encodes the following:
- a CDS encoding phosphoesterase RecJ-like protein — MSNTIPAPAALTEAVDQALAASAPRLEQLRALGPYFRPGIRVALSTHINADGDGCGSEVGLARALAAMGLRPVIVNPTPWPDSFRFLLENAGDGPGDAAVEEASAKGAAALRGVDLLVVLDIADVKRLGTLADAVRAFAEPKLTIDHHLPSDEPPSRVVVSDISASATGELVFDLLAALDRPLTPAIATALYVAILTDTGGFRFSNTSPRCHAVAAELLAAGVDPEAMYRRIYASQPVGKLFLLRDALGTLETDAAHGLAWISIPAGALERYGVKSEDLDGIVEQPRSIAGTRCAMLFRDLGHGKVKVSFRSTGDVDVNALARPFGGGGHAKASGAMIAGALDEVRARVVEAARAHVGVAVG; from the coding sequence ATGTCGAACACCATCCCCGCGCCCGCCGCCCTGACCGAGGCCGTCGACCAGGCGCTCGCCGCCTCGGCCCCACGCCTCGAACAGCTGCGCGCCCTCGGGCCCTACTTCCGCCCCGGGATCCGCGTCGCGCTCTCGACGCACATCAACGCCGACGGCGACGGCTGCGGCTCCGAGGTCGGGCTCGCCCGCGCGCTCGCGGCGATGGGGCTCCGGCCCGTGATCGTCAACCCGACGCCGTGGCCGGACAGCTTCCGCTTCTTGCTCGAGAACGCCGGCGACGGGCCCGGCGACGCGGCGGTGGAGGAGGCGAGCGCGAAGGGGGCGGCCGCGCTGCGTGGCGTCGACCTCCTCGTGGTGCTCGACATCGCGGATGTGAAGCGGCTGGGCACGCTCGCCGACGCGGTGCGCGCGTTCGCCGAGCCCAAACTCACGATCGACCACCACCTCCCGAGTGATGAGCCGCCGAGCCGGGTCGTGGTGAGCGACATCTCGGCGAGCGCGACGGGGGAGCTCGTGTTCGACCTCCTGGCCGCGCTCGACCGGCCGCTCACGCCCGCGATCGCGACCGCCCTCTACGTCGCGATCCTCACCGACACCGGCGGCTTCCGCTTCAGCAACACCTCGCCGCGCTGCCATGCGGTGGCGGCCGAGCTGCTCGCGGCGGGGGTGGACCCCGAGGCGATGTACCGGCGCATCTACGCGAGCCAGCCGGTCGGGAAGCTTTTCCTGCTGCGCGACGCGCTTGGCACGCTCGAGACCGACGCGGCGCACGGGCTCGCGTGGATTTCGATTCCGGCGGGGGCGCTGGAGCGCTACGGGGTGAAGTCGGAGGACCTCGACGGGATCGTCGAGCAGCCGCGGTCGATCGCGGGGACGCGGTGCGCGATGCTCTTCCGCGACCTCGGGCACGGAAAGGTGAAGGTGTCGTTCCGGAGCACTGGGGACGTGGACGTGAACGCGCTCGCGCGGCCGTTCGGGGGCGGGGGGCACGCGAAGGCGAGCGGGGCGATGATCGCGGGGGCGTTGGACGAGGTGCGGGCGCGCGTGGTGGAGGCGGCGCGGGCGCACGTGGGGGTGGCGGTGGGGTAG
- a CDS encoding amino acid transporter — protein sequence MALSSTKSISQIQSEASEEGSHTLKRSLTATNLVTLGIGAIIGAGIFVLTGTAAANNAGPAVVWSFVLAGLGCLFAGLCYAEFASMIPVAGSAYTYAYATLGEFVAWIIGWDLILEYLFGASTVAVGWSGYFVALLNKLGLNVGTAYTTAPLKWIEASKSFERIPGGVINLPAILLTLAMTALLVVGMKESARFNNAIVFVKLAIVLLVICIGFAYVHQANWHPFVPPAQGEGVYGFSGIVRAAGVVFFAYIGFDAVSTAAQEAKNPQRDMPIGMLGSLGVCTVLYILMSLVMTGLVPFQQLNVPHPVDIAVRALPSSYAWLGYLVDLGAIAGLASVVLVMLMGQPRVFFSMARDGLLPPVFGKVHPRFQTPYVTTILCGSIAAVIAGFFPIDLLGELVSIGTLFAFVVVSAGVLMLRYKRPELVRPFKTPFVPVVPILGILVCGYLMYHLPYDTWVRLFVWLLIGLVIYFLYGRTHSRVGGTMARVGAQPVMAGD from the coding sequence ATGGCGCTGTCGTCTACCAAGAGTATCTCGCAGATCCAGAGCGAGGCGAGCGAGGAGGGGTCCCACACCCTCAAGCGCTCGCTCACGGCCACCAACCTCGTCACGCTCGGCATCGGCGCGATCATCGGCGCCGGCATCTTCGTGCTGACCGGGACGGCCGCGGCCAACAACGCCGGGCCCGCCGTGGTCTGGTCTTTCGTGCTCGCGGGCCTCGGCTGCCTCTTCGCGGGGCTCTGCTACGCCGAGTTCGCCTCGATGATCCCGGTCGCCGGCTCCGCGTACACGTACGCCTACGCTACGCTCGGCGAGTTCGTCGCCTGGATCATCGGGTGGGACCTGATCCTCGAGTACCTCTTCGGCGCGTCGACGGTCGCGGTGGGCTGGTCCGGGTACTTCGTCGCCCTGCTCAACAAGCTCGGCCTGAACGTCGGGACCGCGTACACGACGGCGCCCCTCAAGTGGATCGAGGCCAGCAAGTCGTTCGAGCGCATCCCGGGCGGCGTGATTAACCTGCCCGCGATCCTGCTCACACTGGCAATGACCGCGCTGCTCGTCGTCGGCATGAAGGAGTCGGCCCGCTTCAACAACGCGATCGTGTTCGTGAAGCTCGCGATCGTGCTGCTCGTCATCTGCATCGGCTTCGCCTACGTCCATCAGGCGAACTGGCACCCGTTCGTGCCGCCCGCGCAGGGCGAGGGCGTCTACGGCTTCAGTGGGATCGTGCGTGCGGCGGGCGTGGTGTTCTTCGCGTACATCGGCTTCGACGCCGTGAGCACCGCGGCGCAGGAGGCCAAGAACCCCCAGCGCGACATGCCGATCGGCATGCTCGGCTCGCTCGGCGTCTGCACGGTCCTCTACATCCTGATGTCGCTCGTGATGACGGGGCTCGTGCCGTTCCAGCAGCTCAACGTGCCGCACCCGGTCGACATCGCGGTGCGCGCGCTGCCGTCCAGCTATGCGTGGCTCGGCTACCTCGTCGACCTGGGCGCCATCGCCGGGCTCGCCTCGGTGGTGCTCGTCATGCTCATGGGCCAGCCGCGCGTCTTCTTCTCGATGGCGCGCGACGGGCTGCTCCCGCCCGTGTTCGGCAAGGTCCACCCGCGCTTCCAGACGCCGTACGTGACGACGATCCTCTGCGGCTCGATCGCGGCGGTCATCGCGGGCTTCTTCCCGATCGACCTGCTCGGCGAACTCGTCTCGATCGGGACGCTCTTCGCCTTCGTGGTCGTGAGCGCGGGCGTCCTGATGCTCCGCTACAAGCGCCCCGAGCTGGTCCGCCCGTTCAAGACGCCGTTCGTCCCGGTCGTGCCGATCCTCGGCATTTTGGTGTGCGGCTACCTCATGTACCACCTGCCGTACGACACCTGGGTCCGGCTGTTCGTCTGGCTGCTCATCGGACTCGTGATCTACTTCCTGTACGGGCGCACGCACTCGCGCGTCGGCGGGACCATGGCACGAGTCGGCGCACAGCCTGTCATGGCCGGCGACTGA
- the norQ gene encoding nitric oxide reductase NorQ protein: protein MLKGPTGCGKTRFVEHMAWRLGRPLVTVACHDDLSASDLTGRWLIRGGDTVWVDGPLAAAARAGAICYLDEVVEARQDTIVVIHPLTDDRRILPIERTGEVVEAAPGFQLVVSYNPGYQHAVKDLKPSTRQRFVTLDFDHPAPEVEAAIVAHESGLDRGRAAALVQLARRVRALRDQGLAEVPGTRLLVATGRLIADGIPPAEACRVALAGPLTDDPDLLGAIGDLVAASF from the coding sequence ATGCTCAAGGGGCCGACGGGGTGCGGCAAGACGCGTTTCGTCGAGCACATGGCGTGGCGGCTCGGGCGCCCGCTCGTGACGGTCGCCTGCCACGACGACCTCTCGGCGAGCGACCTCACCGGCCGGTGGCTGATCCGCGGCGGTGACACGGTGTGGGTCGACGGGCCGCTCGCCGCGGCGGCGCGCGCCGGCGCGATCTGCTACCTGGACGAGGTGGTCGAGGCGCGGCAGGACACGATCGTCGTCATCCACCCGCTCACCGACGACCGGCGGATACTTCCCATCGAGCGCACGGGCGAGGTGGTCGAGGCCGCGCCGGGCTTCCAGCTCGTCGTGTCGTACAACCCGGGGTATCAGCACGCGGTCAAGGACCTGAAGCCGAGCACGCGCCAGCGCTTCGTGACGCTCGACTTCGACCATCCCGCGCCCGAGGTCGAGGCCGCGATCGTGGCGCACGAGAGCGGGCTGGATCGCGGGCGCGCCGCGGCGCTCGTGCAACTGGCCCGGCGCGTGCGCGCGTTGCGTGACCAGGGGTTGGCGGAGGTGCCGGGGACGCGCCTCCTCGTCGCGACCGGGCGGCTGATCGCGGACGGAATCCCGCCGGCGGAGGCGTGTCGCGTCGCCCTCGCCGGCCCGCTCACCGACGACCCCGACCTGCTCGGGGCCATCGGCGATCTCGTCGCGGCCTCGTTCTGA
- a CDS encoding cupin, with translation MTTGGVPMQIRRVVTGHRDDGRSTVLSDAPVVGHEAMPGSTFAWLWRTTRAPADNDDPTDRAADPPALTQPNGSVLLLVDVAPGARSPLHRTRSLDYAFVLAGPVDLELDDESTTRLETGAVVVQRGTMHAWVNPGPHTARMAYVLLDATEPTVDGEALPAYMPA, from the coding sequence GTGACGACCGGCGGCGTGCCGATGCAGATCCGCCGGGTCGTCACCGGCCACCGCGACGACGGGCGCTCCACCGTGCTGAGCGACGCGCCAGTCGTGGGCCACGAGGCGATGCCCGGCTCCACCTTCGCCTGGCTCTGGCGCACCACGCGCGCGCCGGCCGACAACGACGACCCGACCGACCGCGCCGCCGACCCGCCGGCCCTCACGCAGCCGAACGGCAGCGTGCTCCTGCTCGTCGACGTGGCGCCGGGCGCGCGCTCGCCGCTCCACCGCACCCGGTCGCTCGACTACGCGTTCGTGCTCGCCGGGCCCGTCGACCTCGAGCTCGACGACGAGTCGACGACGCGGCTCGAGACCGGCGCGGTCGTGGTGCAGCGCGGGACGATGCACGCGTGGGTGAACCCCGGGCCGCACACCGCGCGGATGGCGTACGTCCTGCTCGACGCGACCGAGCCCACGGTTGACGGCGAGGCCCTGCCGGCGTACATGCCCGCCTAA
- the guaB gene encoding inosine-5'-monophosphate dehydrogenase produces the protein MPAPPAADPAGSDTSNSIPRPARPAPDGGAPRISAPDGVPSNGLPTANGTPRPHGHTRVRTDLALTFDDVLLSPRHAMVHPKDVSTATRFTRGITLHVPLVAAAMDTVTESGMAIAIARHGGIGVLHKNMSVDRQAAEVDRVKRSESGMILNPITLTPDATLREAVALMQRFRISGVPVVDDDGRLVGIITNRDLQFERALDRPLREAMTQEGLVTAPTGTTLDEAEAIMGRHRIEKLPVVDGAGALRGLITVKDLHKRRQYPSANKDRHGRLRVAAAIGAAGDYLVRARALVDAGVDVLVLDTAHGHSQGVLDATAAVREAFPDVQLVAGNVASRAGAAALVARGVDAVKVGVGPGSICTTRVVTGVGVPQLTAVMDAVDGADGVPVIADGGIKYSGDIVKALAAGAESVMMGSMLAGTEESPGESLLLEGRRFKMIRGMGSLSAMQDGSADRYFQEGELSPKKLVPEGIEGRVPYKGPVADVIFQMIGGLRSGMGYVGCATIEQLRTEAEFVRITAAGLRESHPHDVTITREAPNYSA, from the coding sequence ATGCCGGCCCCGCCCGCGGCCGACCCCGCCGGCTCCGACACGTCTAACAGCATCCCGCGCCCCGCGCGTCCGGCCCCGGACGGCGGGGCGCCGCGCATTTCCGCCCCGGACGGCGTGCCGTCCAATGGCCTGCCGACCGCGAACGGCACCCCTCGCCCGCACGGCCACACCCGCGTGCGCACGGACCTGGCGCTCACCTTCGACGACGTGCTGCTCTCGCCGCGGCACGCGATGGTCCACCCGAAGGACGTGAGCACCGCGACCCGCTTCACGCGCGGGATCACGCTCCACGTGCCGCTCGTCGCGGCCGCGATGGACACGGTCACCGAGAGCGGGATGGCGATCGCGATCGCGCGCCACGGCGGCATCGGCGTGCTGCACAAGAACATGTCGGTCGACCGGCAGGCGGCCGAGGTCGACCGGGTGAAGCGGTCGGAGAGCGGGATGATCCTCAACCCGATCACCCTCACCCCCGACGCGACGCTCCGCGAGGCGGTCGCGCTCATGCAGCGCTTCCGCATCTCCGGCGTTCCGGTGGTCGACGACGACGGGCGTCTGGTGGGGATCATCACCAACCGCGACCTGCAGTTCGAGCGCGCGCTCGACCGCCCGCTCCGTGAGGCGATGACGCAGGAGGGGCTCGTCACCGCGCCGACGGGCACGACGCTCGACGAGGCGGAGGCGATCATGGGCCGCCACCGGATCGAGAAGCTGCCCGTGGTCGACGGCGCGGGCGCGCTGCGCGGCCTCATCACCGTGAAGGACCTGCACAAGCGCCGGCAGTACCCGTCGGCCAACAAGGACCGCCACGGGCGGCTGCGCGTCGCGGCCGCGATCGGCGCGGCGGGCGACTACCTCGTGCGGGCGCGGGCGCTCGTCGACGCGGGCGTGGACGTACTCGTGCTCGACACCGCGCACGGGCACTCGCAGGGCGTGCTCGACGCGACCGCTGCGGTGCGCGAGGCGTTCCCGGACGTGCAGCTCGTCGCCGGCAACGTCGCCTCGCGCGCCGGGGCGGCGGCGCTCGTCGCGCGCGGCGTCGACGCGGTCAAGGTGGGCGTCGGCCCGGGGTCGATCTGCACGACCCGCGTCGTGACGGGCGTCGGCGTGCCGCAGCTCACCGCGGTGATGGACGCGGTCGACGGCGCGGACGGCGTGCCCGTGATCGCCGACGGCGGGATCAAGTACTCGGGCGACATCGTCAAGGCGCTGGCCGCCGGCGCGGAGAGCGTGATGATGGGCTCGATGCTCGCCGGCACGGAGGAGAGCCCGGGCGAGTCGCTGCTCCTGGAAGGGCGCCGCTTCAAGATGATCCGCGGCATGGGCTCGCTCTCGGCCATGCAGGACGGCTCCGCCGACCGCTACTTCCAGGAAGGCGAGCTGAGCCCGAAGAAGCTCGTCCCCGAGGGGATCGAGGGACGCGTGCCGTACAAGGGGCCGGTCGCCGACGTGATCTTCCAGATGATCGGCGGGCTGCGCAGCGGGATGGGGTACGTCGGCTGTGCGACGATCGAGCAGCTGCGCACGGAGGCGGAGTTCGTGCGCATCACGGCGGCGGGGCTGCGCGAGAGTCACCCGCACGACGTGACGATCACGCGCGAGGCGCCCAACTACTCGGCGTGA
- the gpmI gene encoding 2,3-bisphosphoglycerate-independent phosphoglycerate mutase, whose protein sequence is MPDPRSRPVALVVLDGWGYRAEREGNAIALANTPTWDALWRRRSRTLLHASGRPVGLPEGQMGNSEVGHLNLGAGRVVMQDLVRITAAIEDGTFFDNPAFVAACDQVTANGGTLHLVGLLGKGGVHALDQHLFALVDLAARRGVPRVAIHAMLDGRDTLPKSGLEYLRETLARTAGRAVVASLGGRYYGMDRDKRWPRVELEYRAAVDGAGPTTTDPVEAVRRAYDAGTTDEFILPAVVVGADGRPLAPMRDGDAVVCWNYRSDRMRQLVRALADPAFDGFDVSARPRLSVTTMTVYDPTLEAIGVRAAFPPQSMARIIAEVLSEAGRTMLKTAETEKYPHVTYFFNGGNEPPYPGEERILVPSQKVATYDLAPEMSARGVTDVLTASMDARAHAFMLCNLANGDMVGHSGSLPATIAACEVVDACLARIVAAAERSGTRLLVTADHGNCELMIDPATGGPHTAHTTNPVPFVVVDPDGDAPLVGGAPSGGGTTAVGGALCDVAPTVLELLGLEQPGEMTGRPLRAAVRAVAA, encoded by the coding sequence ATGCCCGACCCCCGATCCCGTCCCGTCGCCCTCGTCGTCCTCGACGGCTGGGGCTACCGCGCCGAGCGCGAGGGGAACGCCATCGCGCTCGCCAACACGCCGACGTGGGACGCGCTGTGGCGGCGCCGCTCGCGCACGCTGCTCCACGCCTCGGGGCGCCCGGTGGGGCTCCCCGAGGGCCAGATGGGCAACAGCGAGGTCGGCCACCTCAACCTCGGGGCCGGCCGCGTCGTCATGCAGGACCTCGTGCGCATCACGGCCGCGATCGAGGACGGGACGTTCTTCGACAACCCGGCTTTTGTCGCGGCATGCGACCAGGTCACGGCGAACGGCGGCACGCTGCACCTCGTGGGGCTGCTCGGCAAGGGCGGCGTGCACGCGCTCGACCAGCACCTCTTCGCGCTCGTCGACCTCGCGGCGCGCCGCGGCGTGCCGCGCGTGGCGATCCACGCGATGCTCGACGGGCGCGACACGCTGCCGAAGAGCGGGCTCGAGTACCTGCGCGAGACCCTCGCCCGCACCGCGGGCCGGGCGGTCGTCGCGTCGTTAGGCGGGCGCTACTACGGGATGGACCGCGACAAGCGCTGGCCGCGCGTCGAGCTCGAGTACCGCGCCGCGGTCGACGGCGCCGGCCCGACGACGACCGACCCGGTCGAGGCGGTCCGCCGGGCGTACGACGCGGGCACGACCGACGAGTTCATCCTGCCGGCGGTCGTCGTCGGCGCGGACGGGCGCCCGCTCGCGCCGATGCGCGACGGCGACGCGGTGGTCTGCTGGAACTACCGCAGCGACCGCATGCGGCAGCTCGTGCGCGCGCTCGCCGACCCCGCGTTCGACGGCTTCGACGTGTCCGCCCGCCCGCGGCTGTCGGTCACGACGATGACGGTGTACGACCCGACGCTGGAGGCGATCGGCGTGCGCGCCGCGTTCCCGCCGCAGTCGATGGCGCGGATCATCGCCGAAGTGTTGAGCGAGGCCGGGCGCACGATGCTCAAGACGGCGGAGACGGAGAAATACCCGCACGTCACGTACTTCTTTAACGGCGGCAACGAGCCCCCCTACCCCGGCGAGGAGCGCATCCTCGTGCCGTCGCAGAAGGTCGCGACCTACGACCTCGCGCCGGAGATGAGTGCGCGCGGCGTGACCGACGTGCTGACGGCGTCGATGGACGCGCGCGCGCACGCGTTCATGCTCTGCAATCTCGCGAACGGCGATATGGTCGGGCACTCCGGCTCGCTCCCCGCGACGATCGCGGCGTGCGAGGTCGTCGACGCGTGCCTCGCGCGGATCGTCGCCGCGGCGGAGCGGTCGGGCACGCGGCTCCTCGTCACCGCCGACCACGGCAACTGCGAACTGATGATCGACCCCGCGACCGGCGGCCCGCACACGGCCCACACCACGAACCCCGTCCCGTTCGTCGTCGTCGACCCGGACGGCGACGCGCCTCTCGTGGGCGGCGCGCCGTCGGGCGGCGGGACGACGGCCGTCGGCGGCGCGCTCTGCGACGTCGCCCCGACGGTGCTCGAGCTGCTCGGCCTCGAGCAGCCGGGCGAGATGACGGGGCGCCCGCTCCGCGCCGCGGTGCGGGCGGTGGCGGCGTGA
- the ygcM gene encoding 6-carboxy-5,6,7,8-tetrahydropterin synthase — translation MSFASLTRRVTFAAAHRYRRPDWSDEQNAAVFGPCARPSFHGHGYTCHVTVRGPVDPETGFCVDLARLDRVLQDEVRERFDHRNINTDVPEFADGALVPTGENLARDIAERVQRRLDEGVPAGGPRVTRVVVAEDETLSATYEPGRDA, via the coding sequence GTGTCCTTCGCCTCTCTCACCCGTCGCGTCACCTTCGCCGCGGCCCACCGCTACCGCCGCCCCGACTGGTCCGACGAGCAGAACGCGGCCGTCTTCGGCCCTTGCGCGCGGCCGAGCTTTCACGGGCACGGCTACACCTGTCACGTGACCGTGCGCGGCCCCGTGGATCCCGAGACAGGCTTCTGCGTCGACCTCGCCCGGCTCGACCGCGTGTTGCAGGACGAGGTGCGCGAGCGGTTCGACCACCGGAACATCAACACCGACGTTCCCGAGTTCGCCGACGGTGCGCTCGTGCCGACCGGCGAGAACCTCGCGCGCGACATCGCGGAACGCGTGCAGCGCCGGCTCGACGAGGGCGTCCCGGCCGGCGGGCCGCGCGTGACGCGCGTCGTCGTGGCCGAGGACGAGACGTTGAGCGCGACGTACGAGCCGGGGCGCGACGCGTGA
- the dacB gene encoding peptidase M15 codes for MSARAGALGTAVVLAAACGGRPGPAVAPRPAAESAPAPAVAGPAVAETPPRPAVPGLSNTPAAFRTAVDSILADPKWAAAQWGVLVVNPRTGDTLYSRNAGKLFLPASNQKIITGAVALARLGADYRWRTAVAVEGLAGVRADRGVVRGDLYVVGSGDPTVSEAMQHGDAMAPLRLLADSIWARGVRRIEGDVVAREDPRAPDGPWKFGWEWDDLDTPSGAGVTELLFNEGVARVAVYGGARAGAPARVVVRPTPGALPLDTSAGSGVRTVAAADSAAPRVSAAWDYDARRYHLRGAVAAGDSVVVELGVHDPRRAYAGALADALRARGIVVDGRRDPGGGQPGPAARLDTLAVLTSAPLRDVLPAMEKPSQNQIAEALFLTLGRSGTGVASGDSARRVVGDQLRAWGAEPERDAAVRDGSGLSRHDYASPAALVRVLDGARRLPGFRVFYDALPVAGVDGTLGARLRGTRAAGRVHAKTGSIDRVRGLSGYAATADDELLVFSLLCNNFTAPAAEVTRAQDAIAERMAELRARDPRGTPPFASAVPR; via the coding sequence GTGAGCGCCCGCGCCGGCGCGTTAGGCACCGCGGTCGTGCTCGCGGCCGCGTGCGGCGGGCGGCCCGGGCCGGCCGTCGCGCCAAGGCCGGCGGCGGAGTCCGCACCCGCGCCGGCGGTCGCCGGCCCGGCGGTCGCCGAGACGCCGCCGCGCCCCGCCGTGCCGGGCCTGTCGAACACGCCCGCCGCGTTCCGGACGGCCGTCGACTCGATCCTCGCCGACCCGAAGTGGGCCGCCGCGCAGTGGGGCGTGCTCGTCGTCAACCCGCGCACGGGAGACACGCTCTACTCACGGAACGCGGGGAAGCTCTTCCTGCCCGCGTCCAACCAGAAAATCATCACCGGCGCGGTCGCGCTCGCGCGGCTCGGGGCGGACTACCGCTGGCGCACCGCGGTCGCCGTCGAGGGACTCGCGGGCGTGCGCGCCGACCGCGGCGTCGTGCGCGGCGACCTGTACGTGGTCGGGAGCGGCGACCCGACGGTCAGCGAGGCCATGCAGCACGGTGACGCGATGGCCCCGCTCCGCCTGCTCGCCGATTCGATCTGGGCGCGCGGCGTGCGCCGGATCGAGGGGGACGTGGTCGCGCGGGAGGACCCGCGCGCTCCGGACGGCCCGTGGAAGTTCGGCTGGGAGTGGGACGACCTCGACACGCCGTCCGGCGCGGGCGTGACCGAACTGCTCTTCAACGAAGGCGTGGCGCGGGTCGCCGTGTACGGCGGCGCGCGGGCCGGCGCGCCGGCCCGCGTCGTCGTCCGGCCCACGCCGGGCGCGCTCCCGCTCGACACGTCCGCGGGGTCCGGCGTGCGCACCGTGGCCGCCGCGGACAGCGCAGCACCTCGCGTGAGTGCCGCCTGGGACTACGACGCCCGGCGCTACCACCTGCGCGGCGCGGTGGCGGCCGGCGACAGCGTGGTCGTCGAGCTCGGCGTCCACGACCCGCGCCGCGCGTACGCCGGCGCGCTCGCGGACGCCCTGCGCGCCCGCGGCATCGTCGTCGACGGCCGCCGCGACCCGGGCGGCGGCCAGCCCGGGCCCGCCGCCCGGCTCGACACCCTCGCCGTCCTCACCTCCGCGCCCCTGCGCGACGTGCTCCCGGCGATGGAGAAGCCGTCGCAGAACCAGATCGCCGAGGCGCTCTTCCTGACGTTAGGCCGCTCGGGGACGGGCGTGGCGTCGGGCGACAGCGCGCGGCGCGTCGTCGGCGACCAGCTGCGCGCCTGGGGGGCCGAGCCCGAGCGCGACGCCGCGGTGCGCGACGGCAGCGGCCTCTCGCGCCACGACTACGCGAGCCCGGCCGCGCTCGTGCGCGTGCTCGACGGGGCGCGCCGGCTGCCGGGGTTCCGCGTCTTCTACGACGCCCTGCCCGTCGCGGGCGTCGACGGGACGTTAGGCGCCCGCCTGCGCGGGACGCGCGCGGCCGGGCGCGTGCACGCCAAGACCGGCTCGATCGACCGCGTGCGCGGCCTGTCCGGCTACGCCGCCACGGCCGACGACGAGCTCCTCGTCTTCTCGCTGCTCTGCAACAACTTCACGGCGCCCGCGGCGGAGGTGACCCGCGCCCAGGACGCGATCGCGGAGCGGATGGCCGAGCTGCGCGCGCGCGACCCGCGGGGCACGCCGCCGTTCGCGTCGGCCGTCCCGCGCTGA
- a CDS encoding molybdopterin molybdenumtransferase MoeA, with amino-acid sequence MRERLAVDDALAAVLAAAPGGPLGGRPLRAERVALGDALGRVLAADVRAGWDVPPRANASMDGYAVRAADAAGARPDAPARLRVVGEAPAGRPWGGTVGAGEAVRIATGAPVPAGADAVVRVEDTDAADDGGTVLVRDGRDARETDTAGGGARRNVRPAGEDLRAGSVAARAGTAVTPGVVGVLAAAGAAHVDVVRRPRVAIVASGDELVALDDLARARAGDATVNANAPALAALVRAAGGEPVDLGVAPDTPEGVRARIAAARDAGCDVVLTSGGVSVGPRDLVRPAVEALGGRLDFWRVRMRPGGPLAFGTLPAPDGTALPWFGLPGNPVSTVVTFAVFVRPLLRALAGDARPFRRVLRAAAGEPLRTAAPLTHFLRVTLATDDAGGLVARLTGPQGSGLLSSVAAADALAVVPAGAREVPAGAPVRILPLGGDALAGDPFACADRPSYEGT; translated from the coding sequence GTGCGCGAGCGGCTCGCCGTCGACGACGCGCTCGCCGCGGTGCTCGCCGCCGCGCCCGGGGGCCCGCTCGGCGGGCGTCCACTCCGCGCGGAGCGCGTCGCGCTTGGCGACGCGTTAGGCCGCGTGCTCGCCGCGGACGTGCGCGCGGGGTGGGACGTGCCGCCCCGGGCGAACGCCTCGATGGACGGCTACGCGGTGCGCGCGGCCGACGCGGCGGGCGCGCGCCCCGACGCGCCCGCGCGGCTCCGCGTCGTCGGCGAGGCGCCCGCGGGCCGGCCGTGGGGCGGGACGGTGGGCGCGGGCGAGGCCGTGCGCATCGCGACCGGCGCGCCGGTGCCGGCGGGCGCGGACGCGGTCGTGCGCGTCGAGGACACGGACGCGGCGGACGACGGCGGCACCGTCCTCGTGCGCGACGGCCGCGACGCGCGCGAGACGGACACGGCCGGCGGCGGCGCGCGCCGCAACGTCCGCCCCGCGGGCGAGGACCTGCGCGCGGGCTCCGTCGCGGCGCGCGCGGGGACGGCCGTGACGCCGGGCGTCGTCGGGGTGCTCGCGGCCGCCGGCGCCGCGCACGTCGACGTCGTGCGACGCCCCCGCGTCGCGATCGTCGCCTCGGGCGACGAACTCGTCGCCCTCGACGACCTCGCCCGCGCGCGCGCCGGCGACGCGACCGTGAACGCGAACGCCCCCGCGCTCGCCGCGCTCGTGCGCGCCGCGGGCGGCGAGCCCGTCGACCTCGGCGTCGCGCCCGACACCCCGGAGGGCGTGCGGGCGCGGATCGCGGCGGCGCGCGACGCCGGCTGCGACGTCGTGCTCACCAGCGGCGGCGTGAGCGTCGGCCCGCGCGACCTCGTCCGCCCGGCGGTCGAGGCGTTAGGCGGTAGGCTCGACTTCTGGCGCGTGCGGATGCGCCCCGGCGGCCCGCTCGCCTTCGGCACGCTCCCGGCGCCGGACGGGACCGCGCTCCCCTGGTTCGGGCTCCCGGGCAACCCCGTGTCGACCGTCGTCACGTTCGCGGTCTTCGTCCGGCCGCTGCTCCGCGCGCTGGCCGGCGACGCGCGGCCGTTCCGGCGCGTGCTGCGCGCCGCGGCCGGCGAGCCGCTGCGGACCGCGGCGCCGCTCACGCACTTCCTGCGGGTCACGCTCGCCACCGACGACGCGGGCGGGCTCGTCGCCCGGCTCACCGGGCCCCAGGGTTCGGGGCTGCTCTCGTCCGTCGCCGCGGCCGACGCGCTCGCCGTCGTGCCCGCGGGCGCGCGCGAGGTGCCGGCCGGGGCGCCCGTCCGCATCCTCCCGTTAGGCGGCGACGCGCTCGCCGGCGACCCGTTCGCCTGCGCCGACCGCCCGTCGTACGAGGGGACGTGA